The segment AGTCCGGACGAGGACCCGCTCGAAGTCATCTATCTGGCGGCGAGCGAGGTCGGCAGCGCGGTCGTGACCGCAATCGCGACCACCTTGATCTCGTTCCTGCCGATATTCGCCTTGACCGGGCCGGAAGGAAGACTGTTCAAGCCGCTGGCCTACACGAAAACCTTTGCGCTGTTCGGCTCCGTCTTCGTGGCGCTCACGGTGCTTCCGGCGTTCGCTCATATCCTGTTCACGAAAAGGCGGGTGCACGTCAACGTAAAGATGATCGCATATGGCGCGTTGGTCCTGATCGGGATCGTCGCCCTATTCTGGCTCTCGTTCTGGGCCGGCCTTCCGCTGATCCTGGCGGGCCTGTATCTCATGTTCGAGAAGCGCCTGCCGGCGCGGATTTTGAAGCGGATGCCGCAGATCATGTCCATTCTGGCCGCACTGTTTGTGCTCGCGCTGCTGACAACGCACTGGATGCCGCTGGGTCTGGGAACGGGATTGACGCGCAATCTGATCTTCGTGTTCGGCATCAACATAGCTTGGACTTCACTACGGGTGATCGTCATCAACTTCTACCCGAACCTGCTGGGAACATTTCTCCGGAACAAGCTGGCGTTCCTCTCGTTGCCGGCCGCGCTGGTCATTTTCGGAATAGTCGTCTGGCAGGGCTTCGGGAAAACGTTCAACTGGATTCCTGCAGGTCTGGAGAAGATCGGCCTTCCGCAGGAGAAGATCAAGGCGACCGCCCTCTGGTCGGGCGCCGTACATACGTTCCCCGGGCTGGGGCGCGAGTTCATGCCCGCGCTTGATGAAGGTTCATTCCTCTTCATGCCGACGACGATGCCGCACGCTTCCATCGGAGAAGCGCTCGATATCCTGCAGAAACAGGACCGCGCGATTCGCGCGATTCCCGAGGTCGATATGGTCGTGGGGAAGATCGGGCGCGCTGAAACCGCAATCGATCCGGCCCCCGTCTCCATGATCGAGACCGTCATCACCTACAAACCGGAATATGGTCCGCCCGATCCCGAAACCGGCAAACGGCCGCGCCTGTGGCGGGACCATATCGAATCGACGGACGACATCTGGAATGAAATTGTCCGAGCGGCCGATGTGCCGGGCAGCACCTCAGCGCCGAAACTGCAACCGATAGCGGCGCGCATCGTGATGCTGCAATCAGGCATGCGCGCGCCAATGGGCGTCAAGGTCCGCGGGCAAACGCTCGAAGAGGTCGAGCGCGTGGGCTACGATATCGCGCGGTTCCTCAAAGAAGTCCCGAGCGTGACTCCTGAAGCGGTCATACCCGATCGCGTTGTCGGAAAGCCGTATCTCGAGATCGACCTCGACCGCGAAAAGCTCGCGCGCTACAAGGTGAACATACGCGACGCGCAGGACGTGATAGAGATCGCCGTCGGCGGAATTCGAGCCACGACCACGGTCGAAGGACGCGAGCGCTATCCGGTACGCGTGCGTTACCAGCGCGAGCTTCGAGATTCGTATGAGGCGCTCGAAAATATTCTGGTTTCGTCAAGTGAAAACGTGCAGATACCGCTGGCGCAACTCGCAGATATCAGTTACGTGCCCGGACCTCAGGAGATAAAGAGCGAGGACACGTTCCTGGTTTCTTATGTGCTGTTCGACAAGCGGCCGGGGCACGCCGAGGTGGACGTCGTCGAGGAGGCCCAGCGCTATCTGCAGGCGAAAATCGAAAGCGGCGAACTCCTGCTTCCGCCCGGCACGAATTATACCTTTGCGGGCAACTATGAAAATCAGATCAACTTCCAGAATCGCTTCATGATCCTTCTGCCGGCAAGCCTGTTTCTCATTTTCCTGATCCTGTACTTCCAATTCCGGTCCACCTCGATCACCAGCCTTATCTTTATTCAAATCGCAGTAGTCTGGGCCGGCGGATTCATCATGCTGTGGCTGGCGGGACAGCCGTGGTTCCTGAACTTCTCGGTATTCGGCGAGAACGTGCGCGATATTTTTCATCTGCGTCAGTATAACCTGAGCGTGGCGGTCTGGGTTGGATTCATCGCCCTGTTCGGGGTCGCGACGGACGATGCGGTCGTGATAACCACCTATCTGAACCAGCAGTTCGGCTCAAGGACTGTCGCCTCAATCGAAGATATCCGCCGCCTCACCATCGAGGCGGGCAAGAAACGAGTGCGGCCGTGCCTGATGACAACCGCGACCACCGTTCTCGCGCTGCTGCCTGTTTTGACCTCGAGCGGCAAGGGGGCCGACGTCATGATCCCGATGGCGCTTCCGCTGGTCGGCGGCATGACCATCGAGCTGATCACCCTGTTTGTCATGCCGGTCGTCTACTGCTGGCTCAAAGAGTTTCTCTGGAAACGGGGATGGAGGAAAGGACACTTCGTCGAAGCCGCCAAAGCGGCGTGATCAATAAAGATGTTTTTGCGGCGTCTAAGATGAAAGGAGAAATAAGAAAATGATTAACCTCAAAAAGTTCCTGAAAAATTGCAGTGCGCGCGTCGCGTGCAAGT is part of the Candidatus Abyssobacteria bacterium SURF_5 genome and harbors:
- a CDS encoding efflux RND transporter permease subunit; the protein is MNIQENRSGNPEVKGWINQTIRFCLENKLIVFLLLAFLLGWGIYVMPFDRDSDFFPSDPIPVDAIPDIGENQQIVFTEWPGRSPQDVEDQVTYPLTISLQGIPGVKSIRSYSMFGFSTVYVIFKDGIDFYWSRSRLLERLNVAQQDLPEGVIPSLGPDATALGQIFWYTVEAKGFDLQELRSIQDWYIRYALQSTEGVSEVASIGGYVKEYQIDVNPDSMRAHGVMLQDVFSAVRKANIDVGAETIEFNGVEYLIRGKGFIKNLTDIENILLKTNDGVPIYVKNVGTAVLGPALRRGVLDKEGAEVVGGVVIVRYGENPLEVIGRLKEKISEIHVGLPKKTLADGSVSQVQIVPFYDRTDLIHQTLETLNDALIEEVLITCFVVFILLAHFRSNILISANLPIAVLTAFILMSIFKVDSNLMSLGGIAIAIGTMVDMGIILCENIVRHFDEASPDEDPLEVIYLAASEVGSAVVTAIATTLISFLPIFALTGPEGRLFKPLAYTKTFALFGSVFVALTVLPAFAHILFTKRRVHVNVKMIAYGALVLIGIVALFWLSFWAGLPLILAGLYLMFEKRLPARILKRMPQIMSILAALFVLALLTTHWMPLGLGTGLTRNLIFVFGINIAWTSLRVIVINFYPNLLGTFLRNKLAFLSLPAALVIFGIVVWQGFGKTFNWIPAGLEKIGLPQEKIKATALWSGAVHTFPGLGREFMPALDEGSFLFMPTTMPHASIGEALDILQKQDRAIRAIPEVDMVVGKIGRAETAIDPAPVSMIETVITYKPEYGPPDPETGKRPRLWRDHIESTDDIWNEIVRAADVPGSTSAPKLQPIAARIVMLQSGMRAPMGVKVRGQTLEEVERVGYDIARFLKEVPSVTPEAVIPDRVVGKPYLEIDLDREKLARYKVNIRDAQDVIEIAVGGIRATTTVEGRERYPVRVRYQRELRDSYEALENILVSSSENVQIPLAQLADISYVPGPQEIKSEDTFLVSYVLFDKRPGHAEVDVVEEAQRYLQAKIESGELLLPPGTNYTFAGNYENQINFQNRFMILLPASLFLIFLILYFQFRSTSITSLIFIQIAVVWAGGFIMLWLAGQPWFLNFSVFGENVRDIFHLRQYNLSVAVWVGFIALFGVATDDAVVITTYLNQQFGSRTVASIEDIRRLTIEAGKKRVRPCLMTTATTVLALLPVLTSSGKGADVMIPMALPLVGGMTIELITLFVMPVVYCWLKEFLWKRGWRKGHFVEAAKAA